In Cherax quadricarinatus isolate ZL_2023a chromosome 35, ASM3850222v1, whole genome shotgun sequence, the following are encoded in one genomic region:
- the LOC128686274 gene encoding uncharacterized protein, protein MPRDFTDFEFNFLTSDDSEEIIKFLDEQLAPRVPLIKATGETSASLLGKIYMRDVLNCLESGLSFAARHKTTKTIAGVALSEIFSLEETLKVAAMKNTSKMNQILGKLYDNITHFDGVDAQGMLHLYVLCTHQDYANLGLGSCLFQKTLELGKERGFQAMNVEAANSLTARIGDRFEFETLAMVDLTTLEEEFGINTSIIPGETIIKLMMKRFPGNISISNTSPQSH, encoded by the exons ATGCCGAGAGATTTTACAGACTTCGAGTTCAATTTTCTGACTTCTGATGATAGTGAGGAAATCATTAAGTTTCTGGACGAACAACTGGCACCTAGGGTTCCATTG ATCAAAGCCACTGGAGAAACCTCTGCGAGTTTATTAGGAAAGATATATATGAGAGATGTTCTGAATTGCTTGGAATCAGGATTGTCTTTTGCTGCCCGACACAAGACCACCAAAACTATCGCAGGAGTCGCACTCAGTGAGATCTTCTCCTTGGAAGAAACACTTAAAGTTGCTGCAATG AAAAATACGAGCAAGATGAATCAGATTCTTGGAAAACTCTATGATAATATCACCCATTTTGACGGTGTTGATGCCCAGGGTATGCTGCACTTGTATGTTCTCTGTACCCATCAGGACTACGCTAATCTTGGTCTTGGGTCCTGCCTGTTCCAG AAAACTCTTGAACTCGGGAAAGAGCGAGGCTTCCAAGCAATGAACGTGGAGGCTGCCAACAGCCTCACAGCAAGGATCGGCGATCGCTTTGAGTTTGAAACACTGGCGATGGTTGACTTGACCACCTTGGAGGAGGAGTTTGGTATTAATACCTCCATCATCCCAGGTGAGACCATCATTAAGCTGATGATGAAGCGTTTTCCTGGCAACATCTCCATATCtaacacttcacctcagtctcaCTAG